Proteins encoded together in one Sulfitobacter pontiacus window:
- a CDS encoding YceI family protein, translated as MKSVLLATALTLGATSAFAAEKYVLDASHSQIVFTYNHLGFSTTTSMFSGFDGEIMLDEAEPANSSVSVSFPVKDMITGWEPRTEHFMTADFFGAEDGDMVTFESTGIEVTGEKTALITGDLTMNDVTKSVVLDAKLNQMGEHPMAKKPWAGFDATTTVTRTDFNLGQFAPFVSDEVQVNISIEAMKAE; from the coding sequence ATGAAGTCTGTCCTTCTCGCTACCGCCCTGACACTGGGTGCCACCTCTGCTTTCGCCGCCGAGAAATATGTGCTGGACGCAAGCCACAGCCAGATCGTTTTCACCTATAACCACCTTGGGTTCTCGACCACCACGTCGATGTTCAGCGGTTTTGACGGTGAAATCATGCTGGACGAGGCAGAGCCCGCGAACTCCTCTGTCTCCGTATCTTTCCCGGTCAAAGACATGATCACCGGCTGGGAACCCCGCACCGAACACTTCATGACCGCTGATTTCTTTGGTGCCGAAGATGGCGACATGGTGACGTTCGAATCCACCGGTATCGAGGTCACAGGCGAAAAGACCGCATTGATCACCGGTGATCTGACCATGAACGATGTGACCAAATCCGTTGTGCTGGATGCCAAGCTGAACCAGATGGGCGAGCATCCGATGGCCAAGAAGCCTTGGGCCGGTTTCGACGCGACGACCACGGTCACACGCACCGATTTCAACCTTGGTCAGTTCGCGCCGTTCGTCAGCGACGAAGTGCAAGTGAACATCTCTATCGAAGCGATGAAGGCTGAATAA
- the rplI gene encoding 50S ribosomal protein L9 — translation MQVILLERVAKLGQMGEVVDVKPGYARNFLLPQGKALSASKANIEAFEGQKAQLEAQNLETKKEAEALSDKLNGQQFIVIRSASDSGALYGSVTTRDAADVATAEGFTIDRKQVVLGSPIKDLGLHDVTVILHPEVEATIQLNVARSPEEAELQAAGKSIQELAAEEEAAAEFEISELFDDIGSAASDDDDLAEAVEKTDEDEAQA, via the coding sequence ATGCAAGTTATCCTTCTGGAACGTGTGGCCAAACTGGGCCAAATGGGCGAAGTCGTGGACGTAAAGCCCGGCTACGCACGCAACTTCCTGCTGCCCCAAGGCAAAGCGCTGTCGGCTTCCAAAGCCAACATCGAAGCCTTTGAAGGTCAGAAAGCCCAGCTTGAGGCACAAAACCTCGAGACCAAAAAAGAAGCCGAAGCACTGTCCGACAAGCTTAACGGTCAGCAGTTCATCGTCATCCGCTCCGCCTCCGATTCGGGTGCGCTTTACGGTTCGGTTACGACCCGTGACGCGGCAGACGTTGCTACAGCCGAAGGCTTCACCATCGACCGCAAACAGGTCGTTCTGGGCAGCCCGATCAAAGACCTGGGCCTGCATGACGTCACCGTCATCCTGCACCCCGAAGTCGAAGCCACCATTCAGCTGAACGTTGCACGTTCCCCTGAAGAGGCCGAGCTTCAGGCCGCAGGCAAGTCGATCCAGGAACTGGCCGCAGAAGAAGAAGCTGCAGCCGAATTCGAGATCTCTGAACTGTTCGACGATATCGGCTCCGCCGCATCCGACGACGACGATCTGGCAGAAGCTGTCGAGAAAACAGACGAAGACGAAGCGCAAGCCTAA
- a CDS encoding DUF6691 family protein produces MRNMLAALAGALFGTGLYLSGMTDTQKVQGFLDFFGDWDPTLAFVMGGAILPMAVAWAFTRGRRPVVGGDFPERPDPRLDRKLIVGAVLFGAGWGLVGLCPGPALASLGFGGLGGLIFLITMLAGMMIAPKARRILDTTRAAG; encoded by the coding sequence ATGCGCAATATGCTTGCCGCCCTCGCCGGGGCTTTGTTTGGCACCGGGCTATATCTGTCGGGCATGACCGATACCCAAAAGGTCCAGGGGTTTCTGGATTTCTTCGGGGATTGGGATCCGACGCTCGCCTTTGTCATGGGCGGGGCCATTTTGCCGATGGCGGTCGCTTGGGCGTTCACCCGTGGGCGGCGGCCCGTGGTGGGCGGTGATTTCCCCGAACGCCCCGACCCGCGGCTGGACCGCAAGCTGATCGTGGGGGCCGTGCTCTTTGGCGCGGGATGGGGGCTGGTCGGGCTGTGCCCGGGGCCTGCCCTGGCGTCGCTTGGGTTTGGCGGCTTGGGGGGCCTGATTTTTCTGATCACCATGCTGGCGGGTATGATGATCGCCCCCAAAGCGCGGCGGATACTAGACACAACGCGGGCGGCTGGATAA
- a CDS encoding YeeE/YedE family protein: MIEADWIWGLIGGLMIGGGAAVYLLGNGRIMGASGIIGGLVDGSARGAWAERGSFLAALIIFPAVIASFAPVPATTNLTENLWLVGAAGLLVGLGTRIGNGCTSGHGVCGISRLSPRGIVATLVYIAAGALMVVALRALVGGV, translated from the coding sequence ATGATTGAAGCAGATTGGATTTGGGGCCTGATTGGCGGCCTGATGATTGGCGGCGGCGCTGCGGTCTACCTGTTGGGCAACGGCCGCATCATGGGGGCCAGCGGCATTATCGGCGGGCTGGTGGACGGATCGGCGCGCGGCGCTTGGGCCGAACGCGGCAGCTTTCTGGCGGCGCTGATCATCTTCCCTGCGGTGATAGCATCCTTCGCCCCCGTCCCTGCGACCACCAACCTGACAGAGAACCTGTGGCTGGTCGGCGCGGCCGGTCTGCTGGTCGGGCTGGGCACGCGCATCGGCAATGGCTGCACCTCGGGTCACGGGGTCTGCGGCATTTCGCGGCTGAGCCCACGCGGTATCGTTGCGACGCTCGTTTATATCGCGGCAGGCGCGCTGATGGTTGTCGCCCTGCGCGCCCTTGTCGGAGGGGTCTGA
- a CDS encoding cytochrome b/b6 domain-containing protein: MALTNTSIRYGGVTKFFHWLTALLILTLIALGLYASDLPHDTQAALTRKAWLFSLHKTLGVTVFFVALARIVWAFTQPKPGLLNADHRLESWLAETVHWVLYGSLVIVPLAGWINHAAASGFAPIWWPLGQSLPFIPKNTTVEHAFGALHVISGKLLIGALILHIAGAVKHHVVDRDSTLRRMLPGEAVVGPLPAQHHSAAPVITATVVWVAAIALGLGLGLGLGQQSDQPAPTETAALEDVASDWQVQDGTIALEVTQFGSVVAGSFADWTSAITFDDTVQSGKAGDVTTTVAIPSLSLGSVTDQAMGADFFNSEAFPTAIFQADINATADGYVAAGSLTIKDQTMPVDLPFTLTLQDDTARMTGSTTLDRRNFGIGETVTDESTLAFSVTVNIDLTATRGQ; the protein is encoded by the coding sequence ATGGCCTTAACCAATACCTCAATCCGCTACGGCGGGGTGACCAAGTTCTTTCACTGGCTCACCGCCCTGCTGATCCTCACGCTGATCGCCCTTGGCCTTTATGCCAGCGATCTGCCCCACGATACGCAAGCGGCGCTGACCCGCAAAGCGTGGCTGTTCTCGCTGCACAAAACACTGGGCGTGACGGTCTTCTTTGTCGCCCTTGCCCGCATCGTCTGGGCCTTTACCCAACCCAAACCGGGGCTGCTGAACGCGGATCACCGTCTTGAAAGCTGGCTGGCGGAAACGGTGCATTGGGTGCTCTATGGGTCGCTGGTGATCGTCCCGCTGGCCGGCTGGATCAACCACGCCGCCGCCTCTGGCTTTGCGCCGATCTGGTGGCCGCTGGGGCAGTCGCTGCCGTTTATTCCCAAGAACACAACAGTAGAGCACGCCTTTGGCGCGCTGCACGTCATCTCGGGCAAACTGCTGATCGGCGCGTTGATCCTGCATATCGCCGGCGCGGTGAAGCACCACGTTGTGGACCGCGATTCGACCCTGCGTCGGATGTTGCCGGGCGAAGCCGTCGTCGGCCCGCTGCCTGCTCAACACCACTCTGCCGCGCCGGTGATCACCGCCACCGTCGTCTGGGTCGCCGCGATTGCCCTCGGGCTGGGGCTGGGCCTTGGCTTGGGCCAGCAAAGCGATCAACCCGCCCCGACCGAAACCGCCGCGCTAGAGGATGTCGCCTCTGACTGGCAAGTGCAGGACGGTACCATCGCGCTAGAGGTCACGCAGTTCGGGTCCGTCGTGGCTGGCAGCTTTGCCGACTGGACATCCGCGATCACATTTGACGACACCGTACAATCCGGCAAAGCGGGCGACGTAACGACCACGGTCGCGATCCCGTCGCTGAGCCTCGGGTCGGTGACGGATCAGGCGATGGGGGCGGATTTCTTCAACAGCGAGGCCTTCCCCACCGCGATTTTTCAGGCTGATATCAATGCCACCGCCGACGGCTATGTCGCAGCGGGCAGCCTGACGATCAAGGATCAGACGATGCCGGTCGACCTGCCTTTCACCCTGACGTTGCAGGACGACACTGCCCGGATGACAGGCTCCACCACGCTGGACCGCCGCAACTTCGGCATCGGGGAAACGGTGACGGACGAAAGCACGCTGGCGTTCAGCGTCACGGTGAATATCGACCTCACCGCCACACGCGGGCAGTAA
- the rpsF gene encoding 30S ribosomal protein S6, whose translation MPLYEHVMIARQDLSNTQAEGLIEHFGTVLADNDGKLVDSEYWGVKTMAYKINKNRKGHYAFLRSDAPATAVQEMERLMRLHDDVMRVLTIKVDEHKELPSVQMQKRDERPERGERRERR comes from the coding sequence ATGCCGCTTTATGAGCATGTTATGATTGCGCGTCAGGACTTGTCCAACACGCAAGCAGAAGGCCTTATCGAACATTTTGGCACAGTTTTGGCTGACAACGACGGCAAGCTCGTCGACAGCGAATACTGGGGCGTTAAAACGATGGCCTACAAGATCAACAAAAACCGCAAGGGCCACTATGCCTTCCTGCGTTCGGACGCACCAGCGACCGCCGTACAGGAAATGGAACGCCTGATGCGTTTGCATGATGACGTGATGCGCGTTCTGACCATCAAAGTTGATGAGCACAAAGAGCTGCCATCGGTTCAGATGCAGAAACGTGACGAGCGCCCCGAGCGTGGCGAACGCCGCGAACGTCGTTGA
- a CDS encoding FkbM family methyltransferase, translated as MSDQASNRARRAARAKTPLTEEERKARRRAKRNLRQAEAMGFLKGVTAMLKPGDLAMDCGANVGVVTRLLADTGAEVISYEPDPYAFEQLTTAVKDRANVRLVNAAVGASSGTVRLMRAANFDDNMKGASVKSTIVDGGRTIDAGNYVDVALLNFLEIIRAEIDKRGEIAFVKMDIEGAELDLLEAMDAADLIKGIRCLVVETHERKFADLRPRFRALRETFAAKYPARQVNLDWI; from the coding sequence ATGTCAGATCAAGCCAGCAACAGGGCGCGCCGCGCCGCGAGAGCAAAGACACCCCTGACCGAGGAGGAGCGCAAAGCCCGCCGGCGTGCGAAGCGGAACCTGCGTCAGGCCGAGGCGATGGGTTTTCTCAAGGGGGTGACGGCGATGCTGAAGCCTGGCGATCTGGCGATGGACTGCGGGGCCAATGTGGGTGTCGTGACCCGTTTGTTGGCCGACACAGGCGCCGAGGTGATCAGCTATGAACCCGACCCTTATGCGTTTGAACAGCTCACGACGGCTGTGAAAGACCGCGCGAACGTGCGTCTTGTCAACGCGGCGGTTGGGGCTAGCTCGGGCACTGTGCGGCTGATGCGGGCTGCGAACTTTGACGACAATATGAAGGGGGCATCGGTCAAAAGCACAATCGTCGACGGCGGGCGTACGATTGACGCAGGCAATTATGTCGATGTCGCATTGCTCAATTTTCTGGAAATCATCAGGGCTGAAATCGATAAACGCGGCGAGATCGCTTTTGTGAAGATGGACATCGAAGGCGCGGAGCTTGATCTGCTTGAGGCGATGGATGCAGCGGATTTGATCAAGGGGATCAGGTGCTTGGTCGTGGAGACCCATGAGCGCAAGTTCGCGGATCTCAGACCGAGGTTCCGCGCGCTGCGCGAAACCTTTGCTGCGAAATACCCTGCGCGACAGGTGAACCTCGACTGGATCTGA
- the fabG gene encoding 3-oxoacyl-[acyl-carrier-protein] reductase, producing MFDLTGKNALVTGASGGIGAEIARSLHARGATVGLSGTRTEPLEALAAELGERAHVLPCNLSDMEAVDALPKQAAEAMGSVDILVNNAGITRDNLFMRMSDDEWNSVLNVNLTATFKLCKGVMRGMMKARWGRIVNISSVVGATGNPGQANYAASKAGMVGMSKSLAYEVASRGITVNAVAPGFITTAMTDKLTDDQKAGIMGQIPAGRMGEASEIASAVVYLASAEAAYVTGTTLHVNGGMAML from the coding sequence ATGTTTGATCTTACTGGAAAAAATGCGCTGGTCACCGGGGCTTCGGGTGGTATCGGCGCGGAAATCGCGCGCAGCCTGCATGCCCGTGGCGCCACCGTGGGCCTGTCCGGCACCCGCACCGAACCGCTTGAGGCGCTGGCCGCCGAGCTGGGCGAGCGCGCCCATGTGCTGCCCTGTAACCTGAGCGATATGGAAGCCGTTGACGCGCTGCCCAAACAGGCGGCCGAGGCGATGGGATCGGTTGATATTCTGGTCAATAACGCCGGCATCACCCGCGACAACCTGTTCATGCGCATGTCGGATGATGAATGGAATTCGGTCCTGAACGTCAACCTGACCGCGACGTTCAAGCTGTGCAAAGGCGTGATGCGCGGCATGATGAAGGCGCGTTGGGGCCGGATCGTGAATATCTCGAGCGTGGTCGGGGCCACCGGTAACCCCGGTCAGGCGAACTATGCCGCGTCCAAGGCCGGTATGGTGGGCATGTCCAAATCGCTTGCCTATGAGGTTGCCAGCCGCGGGATCACCGTGAACGCGGTCGCCCCCGGTTTCATTACCACGGCAATGACGGACAAGCTGACCGACGACCAAAAGGCGGGAATCATGGGGCAAATCCCTGCGGGCCGTATGGGCGAAGCATCCGAAATCGCGTCGGCTGTTGTCTATCTGGCAAGTGCGGAAGCCGCCTATGTTACCGGAACCACCTTGCATGTGAACGGCGGCATGGCCATGTTGTGA
- a CDS encoding DUF2312 domain-containing protein produces the protein MSDSATNPESQDAIGDATYRVTANELRQFVERIERLDAEKKDLAEQQKEVMAEAKSRGYDTKVLRKIIALRKREADDIAEEEAVLEMYKEALGMS, from the coding sequence ATGAGCGACAGTGCCACCAATCCCGAATCCCAAGACGCCATCGGTGATGCCACATATCGCGTGACCGCGAATGAGCTGCGCCAGTTCGTAGAGCGGATCGAACGGCTGGATGCCGAGAAGAAAGACCTCGCCGAACAGCAAAAAGAGGTCATGGCCGAGGCGAAATCCCGCGGTTACGACACCAAGGTGCTGCGCAAGATAATCGCTCTGCGCAAGCGTGAAGCGGATGATATCGCCGAAGAAGAAGCCGTGCTTGAGATGTATAAAGAAGCGCTTGGCATGTCCTGA
- the rpsR gene encoding 30S ribosomal protein S18, translating into MAAKPFFRRRKVCPFSGDNAPAIDYKDTRLLQRYISERGKIVPSRITAVSAKKQRELARAIKRARFLALLPYAVK; encoded by the coding sequence ATGGCCGCTAAACCATTTTTCCGCCGTCGTAAGGTCTGCCCCTTCTCGGGCGACAACGCACCGGCAATCGATTACAAAGACACACGTCTTCTGCAGCGCTACATCTCTGAGCGCGGCAAAATCGTTCCTTCCCGCATCACCGCAGTCTCCGCGAAAAAGCAGCGTGAATTGGCCCGTGCCATCAAACGCGCCCGCTTCCTCGCCCTGCTGCCCTACGCCGTTAAGTAA
- a CDS encoding lytic transglycosylase domain-containing protein, with protein sequence MIALTRRSLCQMLLCTPALSACASTAPEPAPAPRKLPLYPNETPELRGLINKWADHYDVPRPLVHRLAIRESTHRPEARNGPYFGLLQILPATARGMGFRGDAGDLLDPDVNLKYGVKYLRGAWLLSDGDHATAIKWYARGYYYEAKRRGMLVETGLRKG encoded by the coding sequence ATGATCGCCCTCACACGTCGTTCCCTTTGCCAGATGTTGCTTTGCACACCTGCCCTCTCTGCCTGCGCCAGTACCGCGCCAGAGCCCGCCCCCGCGCCCCGCAAGCTGCCGCTCTATCCCAACGAGACGCCCGAGCTGCGCGGGCTGATCAACAAATGGGCCGACCACTACGACGTCCCCCGCCCGTTGGTCCACCGTCTTGCCATCCGTGAAAGCACCCACCGTCCAGAGGCCCGCAATGGGCCCTACTTCGGCCTGCTGCAAATCCTGCCCGCCACCGCACGCGGCATGGGGTTTCGCGGCGATGCCGGCGATCTTCTCGATCCTGATGTAAACTTGAAATACGGCGTCAAATACCTGCGCGGCGCTTGGCTGCTGTCTGATGGCGATCACGCCACCGCAATCAAGTGGTACGCCCGCGGCTATTATTACGAGGCCAAACGGCGCGGTATGCTGGTTGAAACCGGCCTGCGCAAAGGCTGA
- a CDS encoding acyl carrier protein, which produces MSDVADRVKKIVVEHLGVEEDKVVENASFIDDLGADSLDTVELVMAFEEEFGIEIPDDAAENIQTFGDAVKFIKEAS; this is translated from the coding sequence ATGAGCGACGTCGCAGACCGCGTAAAGAAGATCGTTGTAGAGCACCTGGGTGTTGAAGAAGACAAAGTTGTTGAGAACGCATCGTTCATCGACGATCTTGGCGCAGACAGCCTCGACACTGTTGAGCTGGTTATGGCGTTCGAAGAAGAGTTCGGCATCGAGATCCCCGATGACGCAGCCGAGAACATCCAGACCTTCGGCGATGCGGTCAAGTTCATCAAAGAAGCGTCCTAA
- the tig gene encoding trigger factor: MQVNETLNEGLKRGYAITVTAAELEAKVNEKLAEAQPEVEMKGFRKGKVPMALLKKQFGQKVMGEAMQESIDGAMQEHFEKSGDRPAMQPDVKMANEDWKEGDDVEVTMTYEALPEIPEVDLSSITLEKMVVKADDAAVEEALANLAETAQDFEAREEGAKAEDGDQITFDFLGKVDGEAFEGGAAEDYPLVLGSNSFIPGFEEQLVGVVAGDEKDVTVSFPEDYQAPHLAGKEAVFECKIKEVKKPVAAKVDDELAKKFGAEDLAALKSQIAERLEAEYAGASRAVMKRGLLDELDKLVSFDLPPSLVEAEAGQIAHQLWHEDNPDVQGHDHPEIETTDEHKKLAERRVRLGLLLAELGQKAEVQVTDAEMTQAIMNQARQYPGQERQFFEFVQQNQQMQQQMRAPLFEDKVVDHVFEQATLNEKEVSKEDLQKAVEELEDE, from the coding sequence ATGCAGGTCAACGAGACGCTGAACGAAGGTCTGAAACGCGGCTATGCCATCACTGTGACAGCAGCTGAGCTGGAGGCCAAGGTCAACGAAAAGCTGGCCGAAGCGCAGCCCGAAGTCGAGATGAAGGGTTTCCGCAAAGGTAAAGTGCCAATGGCGTTGCTGAAAAAGCAATTCGGCCAAAAGGTTATGGGCGAAGCAATGCAGGAAAGCATTGATGGCGCCATGCAAGAGCATTTTGAAAAATCCGGCGATCGCCCTGCGATGCAGCCCGACGTCAAAATGGCGAATGAAGACTGGAAAGAAGGCGACGACGTCGAGGTCACCATGACCTACGAAGCACTGCCCGAGATCCCAGAAGTCGACCTGTCGTCCATCACGCTGGAAAAAATGGTTGTCAAAGCCGATGACGCCGCCGTTGAAGAGGCGCTGGCCAACCTGGCAGAGACCGCACAGGACTTTGAAGCCCGCGAAGAGGGTGCCAAGGCAGAAGACGGCGACCAGATCACATTCGATTTCCTCGGCAAAGTAGACGGCGAAGCCTTTGAAGGCGGCGCGGCGGAAGATTACCCGCTGGTGCTGGGCTCCAACTCCTTCATCCCCGGTTTCGAAGAGCAGCTGGTCGGTGTTGTAGCAGGCGACGAGAAAGACGTAACGGTTTCCTTCCCGGAAGATTACCAAGCACCTCATCTCGCCGGCAAAGAAGCCGTGTTCGAGTGCAAGATTAAAGAAGTGAAAAAGCCTGTTGCCGCGAAAGTGGACGACGAGCTGGCCAAGAAATTCGGTGCCGAAGATCTGGCCGCGCTGAAATCCCAGATCGCAGAGCGTCTGGAAGCGGAATATGCCGGTGCGTCGCGCGCTGTCATGAAACGCGGTCTGCTGGACGAGCTGGACAAGCTGGTCAGCTTTGACCTGCCGCCGTCGCTGGTCGAAGCCGAAGCAGGCCAGATCGCGCACCAGCTGTGGCACGAAGACAACCCCGACGTTCAGGGCCATGACCACCCGGAAATCGAAACCACCGACGAGCACAAGAAGCTCGCCGAGCGCCGCGTGCGTCTTGGCCTGCTGCTGGCCGAGCTGGGTCAGAAAGCCGAAGTTCAGGTCACCGACGCGGAAATGACGCAAGCGATCATGAACCAGGCACGTCAGTACCCTGGTCAGGAACGTCAGTTCTTTGAATTCGTTCAGCAAAACCAGCAGATGCAACAGCAGATGCGCGCTCCTTTGTTCGAGGACAAAGTCGTTGATCACGTGTTTGAACAGGCGACATTGAACGAGAAAGAAGTGTCGAAAGAAGACCTGCAGAAAGCCGTAGAAGAGCTGGAAGACGAATAA
- the fabD gene encoding ACP S-malonyltransferase has product MTIAFVYPGQGAQTIGMGRDLADAYPAAKAVFDEVDEALGEKLSTLIWEGDADELTLTQNAQPALMATSMAAMAALKAEGVTVDKAAYVAGHSLGEYAALCAAGTFSLADTARLLRIRGRAMQAAVPVGQGAMAALLGLSFDQAEAVAAEAAQGEVCQVANQNDPAQNVVSGSKAAVERAIDLAKAAGAKRALLLPVSAPFHCALMAPAAEEMAGALADVTMNAPAVPVVANVVAEAVTDPEQIRKLLIEQVTGQVRWMSSVEWMGAQGVTEVWEIGAGKALSGMIRRINKEITCVNIGTAADAAAVKTA; this is encoded by the coding sequence ATGACCATTGCATTCGTATATCCGGGCCAAGGCGCGCAAACCATCGGTATGGGCCGCGATCTGGCCGACGCCTATCCGGCGGCAAAGGCCGTGTTTGACGAGGTGGACGAAGCCTTGGGCGAAAAGCTGTCGACGCTGATCTGGGAAGGCGACGCGGACGAGCTGACGCTGACACAGAACGCGCAGCCTGCGCTGATGGCGACCTCTATGGCGGCGATGGCGGCGTTGAAGGCCGAAGGCGTTACCGTCGACAAGGCGGCGTATGTCGCGGGCCATTCGCTGGGTGAATATGCCGCACTCTGCGCGGCGGGGACATTCTCGCTTGCCGATACGGCGCGGTTGCTGCGCATCCGGGGGCGCGCGATGCAGGCGGCTGTGCCCGTGGGGCAGGGCGCTATGGCCGCCCTTCTGGGGCTGAGCTTTGATCAGGCCGAGGCCGTCGCCGCAGAGGCCGCACAGGGCGAGGTCTGTCAGGTCGCCAACCAGAACGATCCGGCGCAGAATGTCGTTTCGGGCAGCAAGGCTGCCGTGGAACGCGCGATTGATCTGGCGAAAGCGGCCGGTGCCAAGCGTGCGCTGCTTTTGCCTGTGTCTGCTCCGTTCCACTGTGCCCTGATGGCCCCCGCCGCAGAAGAGATGGCCGGTGCGCTGGCGGATGTGACAATGAACGCCCCTGCCGTGCCCGTGGTGGCGAATGTGGTGGCCGAGGCGGTCACCGATCCCGAACAGATCCGCAAGCTGCTGATCGAGCAGGTCACCGGTCAGGTGCGCTGGATGTCGTCGGTTGAATGGATGGGCGCGCAGGGCGTGACCGAGGTCTGGGAAATCGGCGCGGGCAAGGCGCTGTCCGGCATGATCCGCCGCATCAACAAGGAAATCACCTGCGTGAACATCGGCACCGCTGCCGATGCCGCTGCCGTGAAAACGGCCTGA
- a CDS encoding GNAT family N-acetyltransferase: MSRSVPTINTARLTLRAMRAEDFPRYADIWAMPAVVTHITGKPKPKAESWDAFLRNAGHWQIVGFGQWAIQSRGTREMEGQVGFFFGSRGFGDDFDPFPEAGWVLAPEAQGTGLGLEAARAAHDWFDRVVTGRTVCMIAVANVSSLRLAETLGYTALRDIELDGDKIRLMTRKGPPV; this comes from the coding sequence ATGTCGCGATCAGTACCGACCATCAATACCGCCCGTCTCACCCTGCGCGCCATGCGGGCCGAAGACTTCCCCCGTTATGCTGACATCTGGGCCATGCCCGCCGTGGTGACCCATATTACCGGCAAGCCCAAACCCAAGGCCGAAAGCTGGGATGCGTTTCTGCGCAATGCGGGCCATTGGCAGATTGTCGGGTTTGGTCAATGGGCGATCCAGTCGCGCGGCACCCGCGAGATGGAAGGTCAGGTCGGGTTTTTCTTTGGTTCCCGCGGGTTTGGCGACGATTTCGATCCCTTTCCCGAGGCCGGTTGGGTACTGGCCCCCGAAGCGCAGGGCACGGGGCTGGGGCTGGAAGCCGCGCGCGCGGCGCATGACTGGTTCGACCGCGTGGTGACGGGGCGCACGGTGTGCATGATCGCCGTGGCGAATGTATCGTCGCTGCGGCTGGCCGAGACCCTGGGATATACCGCGCTGCGCGACATAGAGCTTGACGGCGACAAGATACGTCTGATGACGCGCAAAGGCCCGCCGGTCTGA